A section of the Papio anubis isolate 15944 chromosome 16, Panubis1.0, whole genome shotgun sequence genome encodes:
- the MN1 gene encoding transcriptional activator MN1: protein MFGLDQFEPQINSRNAGQGERNFNETGLSMNTHFKAPTFHTGGPPGPVDPAMSALGEPPILGMNMEPYGFHTRGHSELHAGGLQAQPVHGFFGGQQPHHGHPGSHHPHQHHPHFGGNFGGPDPGASCLHGGRLLGYGGAAGGLGSQPPFAEGYEHMAESQGPESFGPQRPGNLPDFHSSGASGHAVPAPCLPLDQSPNRAASFHGLPSSSSSDSHTLEPRRVTNQGAVDSLEYNYPGEGPSGHFDMFSPSDSEGQLPHYAAGRQVPGGAFPGASAMPRAAGMVGLSKMHAQPPQQQPQQQQQQQPQQQQQQQHGVFFERFGGARKMPVGLEPSVGSRHPLMQPPQQAPPPPQQQPPQQPPQQQPPPPPGLLVRQNSCPPALPRPQQGEAGTPSGGLQDGGPMLPSQHAQFEYPIHRLENRSMHPYSEPVFSMQHPPPQQAPNQRLQHFDAPPYMNVAKRPRFDFPGSAGVDRCASWNGSMHNGALDNHLSPSAYPGLPGEFTPPVPDSFPSGPPLQHPAPDHQSLQQQQQQQQQQQQQQQQQQQQQQQQQRQNAALMIKQMASRNQQQRLRQPNLAQLGHPGDVSQGGLVHGGPVGGLAQPNFEREGGSTGAGRLGTFEQQAPHLAQESAWFSGPHPPPGDLLPRRMGGSGLPADCGPHDPSLAPPPPPGGSGVLFRGPLQDPMRMPGEGHVPALPSPGLQFGGSLGGLGQLQSPGAGVGLPGAASERRPPPPDFATSALGGQPGFPFGAASRQATPHSGPGVNSPPSAGGGGGSSGGGGGGGAYPPQPDFQPSQRTSASKLGALSLGSFNKPSSKDNLFGQSCLAALSTACQNMIASLGAPNLNVTFNKKNPPEGKRKLSQNETDGAAVAGNPGSDYFPGGTAPGAPGTGGPSGTSSSGSKASGPPNPPAQGDGTSLSPNYTLESTSGNDGKPVPGGGGRGRGRRKRDSGHVSPGTFFDKYSAAPDSGGAPGVSPGQQQASGAAVGGSSAGETRGAPTPHEKALTSPSWGKGAELLLGDQPDLIGSLDGGAKSDSSSPHVGEFASDEVSTSYANEDEVSSSSDNPQALVKASRSPLVTGSPKLPPRVGAGEHGPKAPPPALGLGIMSNSTSTPDSYGGGGGPGHPGTPGLEQVRTPTSSSGAPPPDEIHPLEILQAQIQLQRQQFSISEDQPLGLKGGKKGECAVGASGAQNGDSELGSCCSEAVKSAMSTIDLDSLMAEHSAAWYMPADKALVDSADDDKTLAPWEKAKPQNPNSKEAHDLPANKASATQPGSHLQCLSVHCTDDVGDAKARASVPTWRSLHSDISNRFGTFVAALT, encoded by the coding sequence ATGTTTGGGCTGGACCAATTCGAGCCCCAGATCAACAGCAGGAACGCTGGCCAGGGCGAGAGGAACTTTAACGAGACCGGACTGAGCATGAACACCCACTTTAAGGCCCCGACTTTCCACACTGGGGGGCCCCCTGGCCCTGTGGATCCTGCCATGAGCGCGCTGGGCGAGCCCCCGATCTTGGGTATGAACATGGAGCCCTACGGCTTCCACACGCGCGGCCACTCGGAGTTGCACGCAGGGGGGCTGCAGGCGCAGCCTGTGCACGGCTTCTTTGGCGGCCAGCAGCCTCACCACGGCCACCCGGGAAGTCACCATCCCCACCAGCATCACCCCCACTTTGGGGGCAACTTCGGTGGCCCGGACCCAGGGGCCTCGTGCCTGCACGGGGGTCGCCTGCTCGGCTACGGCGGCGCAGCCGGAGGCCTGGGCAGCCAGCCGCCCTTCGCCGAGGGTTATGAGCACATGGCGGAGAGCCAGGGGCCTGAGAGCTTCGGCCCGCAGCGACCGGGGAACCTCCCGGACTTCCACAGTTCGGGTGCCTCCGGCCACGCCGTGCCGGCCCCATGCCTGCCGCTGGACCAGAGCCCTAACCGAGCCGCCTCCTTCCACGGCCTGCCCTCCTCCAGCAGCTCCGATTCCCACACTCTGGAGCCCCGGAGGGTGACGAACCAAGGAGCCGTCGACTCGCTGGAATACAATTACCCGGGCGAGGGGCCCTCGggacattttgacatgttttcgCCCTCTGACTCCGAAGGGCAGCTGCCTCATTATGCAGCTGGTCGCCAGGTTCCCGGGGGCGCTTTCCCGGGCGCCTCGGCCATGCCCAGGGCTGCGGGCATGGTGGGCTTGTCCAAAATGCACGCCCAGCCACCGCAGCAGCagccgcagcagcagcagcagcagcaaccccagcagcagcagcagcagcagcatggtGTGTTCTTTGAGAGGTTCGGTGGGGCCAGAAAGATGCCTGTGGGTCTGGAGCCCTCAGTGGGCTCCAGGCACCCGTTAATGCAGCCTCCCCAGCAGGCCCCGCCACCCCCTCAGCAGCAGCCCCCGCAGCAACCGCCACagcagcagccgccgccgccacccGGGCTTCTAGTCCGACAAAATTCGTGCCCGCCTGCGCTCCCTCGGCCCCAGCAGGGCGAGGCGGGCACGCCCAGCGGCGGCCTGCAGGACGGAGGCCCCATGCTGCCCAGCCAGCACGCGCAATTCGAGTATCCCATCCACCGGCTGGAGAACCGGAGCATGCACCCTTATTCCGAGCCTGTTTTCAGCATGCAGCATCCTCCTCCGCAGCAGGCACCCAACCAGCGGCTGCAGCATTTCGACGCGCCCCCCTACATGAACGTGGCCAAGAGGCCGCGCTTCGACTTCCCGGGCAGCGCGGGAGTGGACCGCTGCGCTTCGTGGAACGGCAGCATGCACAACGGCGCTCTGGATAACCACCTCTCCCCCTCCGCCTACCCAGGCCTACCCGGCGAGTTCACACCGCCTGTGCCCGACAGCTTCCCTTCGGGGCCGCCCCTGCAGCATCCGGCCCCGGACCACCAGtccctgcagcagcagcagcagcaacagcagcaacagcagcagcagcagcaacagcaacagcaacagcagcagcagcagcagcgccaAAACGCGGCCCTCATGATTAAGCAGATGGCGTCGCGGAATCAGCAGCAGCGGCTGCGCCAGCCCAACCTGGCTCAGCTAGGCCACCCCGGGGACGTGAGCCAGGGCGGCCTGGTGCATGGCGGCCCGGTGGGCGGTTTGGCTCAGCCGAACTTTGAGCGCGAAGGCGGCAGCACGGGCGCCGGGCGTCTGGGCACCTTCGAGCAGCAGGCACCGCACTTGGCGCAAGAAAGCGCGTGGTTCTCAGGTCCGCACCCGCCGCCCGGAGACCTGCTGCCCCGTAGGATGGGCGGCTCGGGCCTGCCCGCTGACTGTGGCCCGCACGACCCCAGCCTGGCGCCCCCTCCTCCGCCCGGTGGCTCGGGGGTGCTGTTCCGGGGCCCTCTGCAGGACCCGATGAGGATGCCCGGAGAGGGCCACGTGCCCGCGCTGCCCTCACCGGGCCTGCAGTTCGGGGGCAGTCTGGGCGGCCTGGGTCAGCTGCAGTCGCCCGGGGCGGGCGTGGGGCTCCCCGGCGCTGCTTCCGAGCGCCGGCCCCCTCCGCCGGACTTCGCTACGTCTGCGCTTGGGGGCCAGCCGGGCTTTCCGTTTGGTGCAGCAAGCCGGCAGGCCACGCCGCACAGTGGTCCAGGCGTGAACTCACCCCCCAGCGCGGGAGGGGGCGGTGGCAGCTCCGGTGGCGGCGGTGGCGGGGGTGCCTACCCGCCGCAGCCTGATTTCCAGCCCAGCCAGCGCACCTCGGCCAGTAAACTGGGCGCGCTCTCGCTGGGCTCCTTCAACAAGCCCAGCTCCAAGGACAACCTGTTCGGCCAGAGCTGCCTGGCTGCGCTCTCCACCGCTTGCCAGAACATGATCGCCAGCCTCGGGGCCCCCAACCTCAACGTGACCTTCAACAAGAAGAACCCGCCCGAGGGCAAGAGGAAACTGAGCCAGAACGAGACCGACGGCGCGGCAGTGGCCGGCAACCCGGGCTCGGATTACTTCCCAGGAGGGACTGCTCCTGGGGCCCCAGGAACCGGAGGCCCATCCGGGACCAGTAGCAGCGGCTCCAAAGCCTCGGGGCCACCCAACCCTCCAGCCCAGGGGGACGGCACCAGCCTCTCCCCCAACTACACCCTGGAATCCACGTCGGGGAATGACGGCAAGCCGGTCCCCGGGGGCGGCGGCCGGGGACGGGGTCGCAGAAAAAGGGACAGTGGTCACGTGAGCCCTGGCACCTTCTTTGACAAGTACTCGGCGGCTCCGGACAGCGGGGGCGCACCTGGGGTGAGCCCAGGGCAGCAGCAAGCGTCAGGTGCAGCCGTCGGGGGAAGCTCCGCAGGCGAGACGCGCGGGGCACCGACGCCCCACGAAAAGGCGCTCACGTCGCCATCCTGGGGGAAGGGGGCTGAGTTGCTCCTGGGGGATCAGCCAGACCTCATTGGGTCCCTGGACGGTGGGGCCAAATCGGACAGTAGTTCGCCGCACGTGGGTGAGTTCGCCTCGGACGAGGTGAGCACGAGCTACGCCAATGAGGACGAGGTGTCGTCCAGTTCTGACAACCCCCAGGCACTAGTTAAAGCGAGCAGGAGTCCCCTGGTGACCGGCTCGCCCAAACTCCCTCCCCGTGTAGGCGCCGGGGAACACGGACCGAAGGCGCCCCCGCCCGCCCTCGGCCTGGGCATCATGTCTAACTCTACCTCGACCCCTGACAGCTACGGCGGCGGTGGGGGCCCGGGCCATCCGGGCACGCCGGGCCTGGAGCAGGTCCGCACCCCGACGAGCAGCAGTGGCGCCCCACCACCCGACGAGATCCACCCCCTGGAGATCCTTCAGGCGCAGATTCAGCTACAGAGGCAGCAGTTCAGCATCTCCGAGGACCAGCCTCTGGGGCTGAAGGGTGGCAAGAAGGGTGAGTGCGCCGTCGGGGCCTCAGGGGCGCAGAATGGCGACAGCGAGCTGGGCAGCTGCTGCTCCGAGGCAGTCAAGAGCGCCATGAGCACCATCGACCTGGACTCGCTGATGGCAGAGCACAGCGCTGCCTGGTACATGCCCGCTGACAAGGCCCTGGTGGACAGCGCGGACGACGACAAGACGTTGGCGCCCTGGGAGAAGGCCAAACCCCAGAACCCCAACAGCAAAGAAG